In Streptomyces qaidamensis, one DNA window encodes the following:
- a CDS encoding SRPBCC family protein: MAKRHHLIRVGPGAVWDVLADGHRYAEWVVGTSGSHPVRGQWPRTGAAIRYEVRLGPLRLVNETVVRHCEEGRVLELEAHAGVLGTARIAIELRPWGEHCLVIVDEHPLRGAGGRLHNVGFEALIQLRHRTMLARLTKLCESDSQTPGSGRRRPLGQVTVGSEADGADRA, encoded by the coding sequence GTGGCCAAACGCCATCACCTGATCCGAGTCGGTCCGGGCGCCGTGTGGGACGTCCTCGCCGACGGCCACCGCTACGCGGAGTGGGTGGTGGGGACCTCCGGGTCCCACCCCGTGCGCGGACAGTGGCCCCGCACCGGCGCGGCCATCCGCTATGAGGTCCGGCTCGGACCCCTGCGGCTCGTCAACGAGACGGTCGTCCGCCACTGCGAGGAAGGCCGCGTGCTGGAGCTGGAGGCCCACGCCGGTGTGCTGGGCACGGCACGCATCGCCATCGAGCTGCGGCCCTGGGGCGAGCACTGCCTGGTGATCGTGGACGAGCATCCCCTGCGGGGCGCGGGCGGCCGGCTGCACAACGTCGGCTTCGAAGCGCTGATCCAGCTGCGCCACCGCACGATGCTGGCCCGCCTGACCAAGCTCTGCGAGTCCGATTCACAGACCCCGGGCAGCGGCCGCCGTCGCCCTCTGGGCCAGGTGACCGTGGGATCCGAGGCGGACGGAGCCGACCGTGCCTGA
- a CDS encoding SDR family oxidoreductase, with product MNSSPLAERTVVITGAARGVGAALAREAARRGARVALVGHEKPVLDAVAASLPGPALALEADVTDLSALEAAVTTVRARLGRPSAVVANAGIAEGGSLLASDPAAWRRVIDVNLTGSAQTARAFLPDLIGTAGYFLQVASLASIGAAPLMSAYCASKAGVEAFAHSLRAEVAHRGVGVGIAYLNWTDTDMIRDADRYAVLRELRRHMPPPARRVYPVETVVARLVRGMERRRTAVYAPAWLRLAQPIRPAMPPVVLRVARRELPRLEASGPVRYTGPLGAGGLADRAAAGPGS from the coding sequence ATGAACAGCAGCCCGCTCGCCGAGCGCACCGTCGTCATCACCGGAGCCGCCCGCGGCGTGGGCGCGGCACTGGCCCGTGAGGCCGCCCGGCGCGGGGCCCGGGTGGCTCTCGTCGGCCACGAGAAGCCCGTCCTGGACGCGGTGGCCGCCTCGCTGCCCGGCCCGGCCCTCGCGCTGGAGGCCGACGTCACCGACCTCTCCGCGCTGGAGGCGGCGGTGACCACCGTGCGGGCCCGGCTCGGCCGTCCCTCGGCCGTGGTGGCGAACGCCGGCATCGCCGAGGGCGGCTCCCTGCTCGCCTCGGACCCGGCCGCCTGGCGCCGTGTGATCGACGTCAACCTCACCGGCAGCGCCCAGACAGCCCGGGCGTTCCTGCCGGACCTGATCGGCACGGCGGGCTACTTCCTCCAGGTCGCCTCACTGGCCTCGATCGGCGCCGCCCCGCTCATGAGCGCCTACTGCGCATCCAAGGCGGGGGTCGAGGCCTTCGCGCACTCGTTGCGGGCGGAGGTCGCGCACCGGGGGGTCGGGGTGGGTATCGCCTACCTCAACTGGACGGACACCGACATGATCCGCGACGCCGACCGGTACGCCGTCCTGCGGGAGCTGCGCAGGCACATGCCCCCGCCGGCCCGCCGCGTGTACCCGGTGGAGACGGTCGTCGCCCGCCTGGTCAGGGGCATGGAGCGCCGTCGTACGGCCGTGTACGCACCGGCGTGGCTGCGGCTGGCGCAGCCGATACGCCCGGCCATGCCCCCGGTGGTCCTGCGCGTGGCACGCCGCGAACTGCCCCGCCTGGAGGCCTCGGGCCCGGTCCGCTACACCGGGCCGCTCGGCGCCGGTGGCCTGGCCGACCGTGCCGCGGCGGGGCCGGGCTCCTGA
- a CDS encoding helix-turn-helix domain-containing protein: MADRSIQGGDGIDTFPFPVELSVGGVGMQVGPMGTGRTWHADAPLERVHRIDFHVVMLFGAGPVRHMVDFTEYEATAGDLLWIRPGQVHRFSRTGEYRGTALTMQPGFLPRSTVEATGLYRYDLPPLLRPDAAQLAGLQAALAQVRREYEDAATLPLSLHTAVLRHTLTAFLLRLAHLAASSAPALPRRTDSTFTLFRDAVERDFATNHSVSAYADALGYSRRTLVRAVRAATGETPKAFIDKRVVLEAKRLLAHTELPIGRVGAAVGFPEAANFSKFFHMHTDQTPAAFRAELR; encoded by the coding sequence ATGGCGGACAGAAGCATCCAAGGCGGCGACGGGATCGATACGTTCCCCTTCCCGGTCGAGCTGAGCGTCGGCGGTGTCGGCATGCAGGTCGGGCCGATGGGGACCGGCCGCACCTGGCACGCCGACGCCCCCCTGGAGCGTGTGCACCGCATCGACTTCCATGTCGTGATGCTGTTCGGCGCGGGCCCGGTCCGGCACATGGTCGACTTCACCGAGTACGAGGCCACGGCCGGGGACCTGCTGTGGATCCGCCCGGGGCAGGTCCACCGCTTCTCGCGCACCGGCGAGTACCGCGGAACCGCGCTGACCATGCAACCCGGCTTCCTGCCCCGCTCGACCGTGGAGGCCACCGGCCTCTACCGCTACGACCTGCCGCCGCTGCTGCGCCCCGACGCGGCCCAACTCGCCGGTCTGCAAGCCGCGCTCGCACAAGTGCGGCGTGAGTACGAGGACGCGGCCACCCTCCCGCTGAGCCTGCACACCGCCGTCCTGCGCCACACGCTGACGGCGTTCCTGCTGCGGCTCGCCCATCTCGCGGCGAGTTCGGCCCCGGCCCTGCCCCGGCGGACCGACTCCACCTTCACCCTCTTCCGGGACGCCGTGGAGCGGGACTTCGCCACCAACCACAGCGTCAGCGCCTACGCCGACGCGCTCGGCTACTCCCGCCGCACGCTGGTCCGCGCGGTGCGCGCCGCGACCGGCGAGACCCCCAAGGCCTTCATCGACAAGCGCGTCGTCCTGGAGGCCAAACGGCTCCTCGCCCACACCGAACTGCCGATCGGCCGCGTCGGCGCGGCGGTCGGCTTCCCCGAGGCCGCCAACTTCTCCAAGTTCTTCCACATGCACACGGACCAGACCCCGGCGGCCTTCCGGGCGGAGCTGCGCTGA
- a CDS encoding oxygenase MpaB family protein, producing the protein MLTGVREQLGQALFRRVAGPGGPATRARIHHTPGPRWFEPDRPIRTVHGDASMFIGGLTALLLQSLHPLAMAAVAGHSGFRGDPWGRLQRTSTFLAVTTYGTAADAQQAVDHVRGIHARIRGTTADGVPYHAADPHLLGWVHAAETDSFLRAHERYGARPLDAAGYDAYVTDTARVAEALGVTDPPRDRGGLAERLSAYRPELRATPEARAAARFLLFQPPLPLAVRPFYGGLAANAVTLLPPWARGMLWLPRVPVVEDLAVRPTGRALTRTIRWAMTPARAA; encoded by the coding sequence GTGCTGACCGGAGTCCGTGAACAGCTGGGCCAGGCCCTGTTCCGCCGGGTCGCGGGCCCCGGCGGACCCGCGACCCGTGCCCGGATCCACCACACGCCGGGGCCGCGCTGGTTCGAGCCGGACCGCCCGATCCGCACGGTCCACGGCGACGCCTCGATGTTCATCGGCGGGCTGACCGCCCTGCTGCTGCAGTCGCTGCATCCGCTCGCGATGGCGGCCGTCGCCGGGCACTCCGGCTTCCGTGGCGACCCGTGGGGCCGGTTGCAGCGCACCAGCACCTTCCTGGCGGTGACGACGTACGGCACCGCCGCGGACGCCCAGCAGGCCGTCGACCACGTGCGCGGCATCCACGCCCGGATCCGCGGCACGACGGCCGACGGTGTGCCGTACCACGCGGCCGACCCGCATCTGCTCGGCTGGGTGCACGCCGCCGAGACGGACAGCTTCCTGCGGGCCCACGAACGCTACGGTGCCCGGCCCCTGGACGCCGCCGGCTACGACGCCTACGTCACCGACACCGCGCGCGTCGCCGAGGCCCTGGGGGTGACCGACCCACCCCGCGATCGTGGCGGACTGGCGGAGCGCCTGAGCGCCTACCGCCCCGAGCTGCGGGCCACACCCGAGGCCCGGGCAGCCGCCCGCTTCCTGCTGTTCCAGCCCCCGCTGCCGCTGGCCGTGCGGCCCTTCTACGGCGGGCTGGCCGCGAACGCCGTCACCCTGCTCCCGCCCTGGGCGCGCGGGATGCTGTGGCTGCCCCGGGTGCCGGTCGTCGAGGACCTCGCGGTACGCCCCACCGGCCGGGCCCTGACCCGGACCATCCGCTGGGCCATGACCCCGGCCCGGGCGGCCTGA
- a CDS encoding glycoside hydrolase family 16 protein: protein MSGTSSTLRRPRPFRRAFVAVVSTLGLAAAASAVATPSANASAPPPPSGWTQLFVDDFNGAAGSGVNTSDWRYATGKGYPGGPANWGTGEIETMTNSTANVSLDGNGNLRITPRRDAAGNWTSGRIETNRTDFQPPAGGKLRVESRIQVPNVTGAAAKGYWPAFWMLGAPYRGNYWNWPAVGELDIMENTQGMNTVFATMHCGTSPGGPCNETSGIGGSTTCQGTSCQAGFHTYRMEWDRSTSVEEIRFYLDGVNFHTVRANQVDATTWKNATDHGFFIILNVAMGGGFPDAFGGGPDAGTQPGHAMVVDYVQVLSSGGGTTPPPTGNRDAYSAIQAESYDGQSGVITETTADSGGGQNVGSLANGDWLHFKGVNFGSSAARQFSARVASGAAGGVSGLVEVRLDSRSNAPVGSFAVGSTGGWQSWRTVPANISGVTGTHDVYLTFTSGQPADFVNVNWFTFGH, encoded by the coding sequence ATGAGCGGAACCTCAAGCACCCTCCGCAGACCCCGTCCCTTCCGACGGGCCTTCGTCGCCGTCGTCAGCACCCTCGGCCTCGCGGCGGCCGCCTCAGCGGTCGCCACCCCGTCCGCGAACGCCTCCGCGCCTCCACCCCCGTCGGGCTGGACGCAGCTGTTCGTGGACGACTTCAACGGCGCCGCCGGCTCCGGCGTCAACACCTCCGACTGGCGGTACGCGACCGGCAAGGGCTATCCCGGCGGTCCCGCCAACTGGGGCACCGGCGAGATCGAGACGATGACGAACAGCACGGCCAACGTCTCGCTCGACGGCAACGGCAACCTCCGGATCACGCCCCGGCGGGACGCCGCCGGCAACTGGACCTCCGGCCGCATCGAGACCAACCGCACGGACTTCCAGCCCCCGGCCGGCGGCAAGCTCCGCGTCGAGTCGCGCATCCAGGTGCCGAACGTCACCGGGGCGGCCGCCAAGGGCTACTGGCCGGCGTTCTGGATGCTGGGGGCGCCGTACCGCGGCAACTACTGGAACTGGCCGGCGGTCGGCGAGCTGGACATCATGGAGAACACCCAGGGCATGAACACGGTGTTCGCGACGATGCACTGCGGCACCTCCCCGGGCGGCCCCTGCAACGAGACCAGTGGCATCGGCGGTTCGACCACCTGTCAGGGCACCTCCTGCCAGGCCGGCTTCCACACCTACCGGATGGAGTGGGACCGCTCCACGAGCGTCGAGGAGATCCGCTTCTACCTCGACGGCGTCAACTTCCACACCGTGCGCGCCAACCAGGTCGACGCGACGACCTGGAAGAACGCCACCGACCACGGCTTCTTCATCATCCTGAACGTCGCGATGGGCGGCGGCTTCCCCGACGCGTTCGGCGGCGGCCCGGACGCCGGGACGCAGCCGGGTCACGCGATGGTCGTCGACTACGTGCAGGTGCTGTCGTCCGGCGGCGGCACCACACCCCCGCCGACCGGGAACCGCGACGCCTACTCCGCCATCCAGGCCGAGTCCTACGACGGCCAGTCCGGCGTGATCACCGAGACGACGGCCGACTCCGGCGGCGGCCAGAACGTCGGCTCGCTGGCCAATGGCGACTGGCTGCACTTCAAGGGCGTGAACTTCGGTTCCTCGGCGGCCCGGCAGTTCAGCGCCCGGGTCGCGAGCGGAGCGGCGGGAGGCGTCAGCGGGCTGGTCGAGGTGCGGCTGGACAGCCGCAGCAACGCGCCCGTCGGGAGCTTCGCGGTGGGCAGCACCGGGGGCTGGCAGTCATGGCGGACCGTCCCGGCGAACATCAGTGGCGTGACCGGCACGCACGACGTGTATCTGACCTTCACCAGCGGGCAGCCGGCGGACTTCGTGAACGTCAACTGGTTCACCTTCGGGCACTGA
- a CDS encoding phytoene desaturase family protein, translating into MPDAVVIGAGPNGLVAANVLADAGWSVEVLEEQPEPGGAVRHDRGVDPAFVNDLFSSFYPLAAASPVLAALHPEEHGLRWSHAPGVLAHPLTDGSCAVLDRNIGTTAASLDTFEPGDGAAWRRLHDVWQNLRPGLLEALFTPFPPVRATARLALRLRAAGGLRMARSLVLPVRRLGEEEFRGQGGRLLLAGNALHADLAPESAGSGGFGWLMAMLGQTYGFPVPVGGSGALTSALVRRLETRGGRVRCGQRVEHVVVRGGRAVGVRTAGGDAVPARRAVLADVSVPALYGELLDPEHLPAQLLDDLRRFQWDFATFKVDWALDGPVPWQAEQASRAGTVHLADGMDELTRFTAQIAMRQVPDRPFLIFGQMTTSDATRSPQGTESAWAYTHIPHEIRADAADEGITGRWDTKDQELMADRVERQVERFAPGFRSLVRGRRILAPPTLEALDGNLAGGAINGGTTAMHQQLVFRPLPGTGRPETPLPGLYLASSGAHPGGGVHGAPGANAARAALRRNRPPGLARAQRLLAHRDRTGARR; encoded by the coding sequence GTGCCTGACGCCGTGGTGATCGGCGCGGGCCCCAACGGACTGGTCGCCGCCAATGTCCTCGCGGACGCCGGATGGAGCGTCGAGGTGCTGGAGGAGCAGCCCGAACCTGGCGGCGCCGTCCGCCACGACCGGGGCGTCGACCCCGCCTTCGTCAACGACCTCTTCAGCTCCTTCTACCCCCTCGCGGCCGCCTCGCCCGTCCTGGCCGCGCTCCACCCCGAGGAGCACGGACTGCGCTGGAGCCACGCCCCCGGTGTGCTGGCCCACCCCCTCACCGACGGCAGCTGCGCCGTCCTGGACCGGAACATCGGCACCACCGCCGCGTCCCTCGACACCTTCGAGCCGGGCGACGGAGCGGCTTGGCGGCGGCTGCACGACGTGTGGCAGAACCTGCGCCCCGGCCTTCTGGAGGCCCTGTTCACCCCGTTCCCGCCCGTGCGCGCCACGGCGCGGCTGGCGCTGCGGCTGCGGGCGGCGGGCGGGCTGCGCATGGCCCGCTCCCTGGTGCTGCCGGTGCGGCGCCTCGGAGAGGAGGAGTTCCGCGGCCAGGGCGGCCGCCTGCTGCTGGCCGGCAACGCCCTGCACGCGGACCTCGCCCCCGAGTCGGCGGGCAGCGGCGGCTTCGGCTGGCTGATGGCCATGCTGGGCCAGACCTACGGCTTCCCGGTCCCGGTCGGCGGCTCCGGCGCGCTCACCTCCGCCCTGGTCCGGCGGCTGGAGACCCGGGGCGGGCGGGTGCGCTGCGGGCAGCGCGTCGAGCACGTCGTCGTCCGCGGCGGGCGGGCCGTCGGCGTCCGCACGGCGGGCGGGGACGCGGTGCCGGCCCGCCGTGCGGTGCTGGCCGACGTGTCGGTGCCCGCCCTGTACGGCGAGCTACTCGACCCCGAGCACCTGCCCGCGCAGCTCCTGGACGACCTGCGGCGCTTCCAGTGGGACTTCGCCACGTTCAAGGTCGACTGGGCGCTCGACGGCCCGGTGCCCTGGCAGGCCGAGCAGGCATCCCGGGCCGGCACCGTGCACCTCGCCGACGGCATGGACGAGCTGACCCGCTTCACCGCGCAGATCGCCATGCGGCAGGTCCCGGACCGGCCGTTCCTGATCTTCGGCCAGATGACCACCTCCGACGCCACCCGCTCGCCCCAGGGCACCGAATCGGCCTGGGCCTACACGCACATCCCGCACGAGATCCGCGCCGACGCCGCAGACGAGGGCATCACCGGCCGCTGGGACACCAAGGACCAGGAGCTCATGGCCGACCGCGTCGAACGCCAGGTGGAGCGCTTCGCGCCCGGCTTCCGCTCCCTCGTCCGAGGCCGCCGCATCCTGGCGCCCCCGACGCTGGAGGCGCTCGACGGCAACCTCGCGGGGGGCGCCATCAACGGGGGCACCACCGCGATGCACCAGCAGCTCGTCTTCCGCCCCCTGCCCGGCACCGGCCGCCCGGAGACCCCGCTGCCCGGCCTGTACCTCGCCTCCTCCGGAGCCCACCCCGGCGGCGGGGTGCACGGTGCTCCCGGAGCCAACGCCGCCCGGGCCGCCCTGCGCCGCAACCGGCCCCCCGGTCTGGCCCGCGCCCAGCGGCTCCTCGCACACCGCGACCGCACCGGAGCCAGACGCTGA
- a CDS encoding IclR family transcriptional regulator, whose translation MTAPTAPDRLLSVLAAFDHEHPALCLTDISRRAGLSLTTAHRLVGALTEWGALERDESGVYHVGLRLWELAALAPRGLALRQIALPYLEDLYEATHENVQLAVRDGRDVVYIEWLSGRSAVGVHIRIGARWPLHATGVGLALLAHGDPVFRKEYCEGELASFTPYTITEPERLRRVLAEVRRSGVAVSDRQVTEDALSVAAPVRGADGTVTAAVSIVVPHADAQVPVLGPAVRMAARGISRALGWQP comes from the coding sequence ATGACCGCCCCCACCGCGCCCGACCGCCTGCTGTCCGTGCTCGCGGCCTTCGACCACGAGCATCCGGCGCTGTGCCTGACGGACATCAGCCGGCGGGCCGGGCTGAGCCTGACCACCGCGCACCGGCTGGTGGGCGCGCTCACCGAGTGGGGCGCCCTGGAGCGGGACGAGTCCGGCGTCTACCACGTCGGACTGCGGCTGTGGGAGCTCGCCGCGCTGGCCCCGCGCGGCCTCGCCCTGCGGCAGATCGCGCTGCCGTACCTGGAGGACCTGTACGAGGCGACGCACGAGAACGTGCAGCTGGCCGTGCGGGACGGCCGGGACGTCGTCTACATCGAGTGGCTGTCGGGGCGGTCGGCGGTCGGCGTGCACATCCGCATCGGCGCCCGCTGGCCGCTGCACGCCACCGGGGTCGGGCTCGCCCTGCTGGCCCACGGCGACCCGGTCTTCCGGAAGGAGTACTGCGAGGGCGAACTCGCGTCCTTCACCCCGTACACCATCACCGAACCGGAGCGGCTGCGGCGGGTGCTGGCCGAGGTACGCAGGTCGGGGGTGGCGGTGAGCGACCGCCAGGTCACGGAGGACGCCCTGTCGGTGGCCGCGCCGGTGCGCGGCGCGGACGGCACCGTGACCGCCGCCGTGTCGATCGTGGTGCCCCACGCGGACGCCCAGGTGCCGGTCCTGGGCCCGGCGGTGCGGATGGCGGCGCGCGGGATCTCGCGGGCGCTGGGGTGGCAGCCCTGA
- the tkt gene encoding transketolase encodes MSTQTADSFEWTELDRRAVDTARLLAADAVQRVGNGHPGTAMSLAPAAYTIFQKVMRHDPADPEWAGRDRFVLSPGHTSLTLYTQLYLAGYELGLDDLKAFRTRGSKTPGHPEYGHTAGVETTTGPLGQGVANAVGMAMAARYERGLFDPDAPEGDSPFDHTIWAIVSDGDLQEGVSAEASSLAGHQKLDNLVFLYDDNHISIEGDTATAFSEDVLKRYEAYGWHVQRIEPQEDGDVDVRALYAALRAAQAETERPSIIAMRTIIAWPAPNARNTEASHGSALGEDEVAATKRLLGFDPERSFEVADEVLTHTRRALDRGAEAHTAWDKRIAAWRGDNPERAATFDRVSKGELPEGWQDALPVFEPGKAVATRAASGKVLQALGPVVPELWGGSADLAGSNNTTIDKTSSFLPKGNPLPEADPYGRTVHFGIREFSMAAEMNGIALHGNTRIYGGTFLVFSDYMRNAVRMSALMQLPVTYVWTHDSIGLGEDGPTHQPVEHLAALRAIPGLNVVRPADANETAVVWAEILERHSTAPAPHGLALTRQGVPTYEPDSDAARGGYVRFEAEGGVPQVILIATGSEVHVAAGARELLQGAGVPTRVVSMPSVEWFEEQPRSYRDSVLPPSVRARVAVEAGIGLTWHRFVGDAGRIVSLEHFGASADAKTLFAEYGFTPENVVAAARESLAAARG; translated from the coding sequence ATGAGCACGCAGACAGCGGACAGTTTCGAATGGACCGAACTCGACCGGCGTGCCGTCGACACCGCCCGTCTCCTCGCGGCCGATGCCGTACAGCGGGTGGGCAACGGACACCCCGGTACCGCGATGAGCCTCGCACCGGCCGCCTACACGATCTTTCAGAAGGTGATGCGGCACGATCCCGCCGATCCCGAGTGGGCCGGCCGTGACCGCTTCGTCCTGTCCCCCGGTCACACCTCGCTGACTCTCTACACGCAGCTCTACCTCGCGGGCTACGAGCTGGGCCTGGACGACCTGAAGGCCTTCCGCACGCGCGGCTCCAAGACGCCGGGCCACCCCGAGTACGGGCACACCGCGGGGGTGGAGACCACCACGGGCCCGCTCGGCCAGGGCGTCGCGAACGCCGTCGGCATGGCGATGGCCGCCCGTTACGAGCGCGGCCTGTTCGACCCGGACGCCCCGGAGGGCGACTCCCCCTTCGACCACACGATCTGGGCGATCGTCTCCGACGGCGACCTCCAGGAGGGCGTCTCCGCGGAGGCCTCCTCGCTCGCCGGCCACCAGAAGCTCGACAACCTGGTCTTCCTCTACGACGACAACCACATCTCCATCGAGGGCGACACCGCGACCGCCTTCTCCGAGGACGTGCTGAAGCGCTACGAGGCCTACGGCTGGCACGTGCAGCGGATCGAGCCGCAGGAGGACGGTGACGTCGACGTGCGGGCGCTGTACGCGGCCCTGAGGGCGGCTCAGGCGGAGACCGAGCGCCCCTCGATCATCGCGATGCGCACGATCATCGCCTGGCCGGCCCCGAACGCGCGCAACACCGAGGCCTCCCACGGCTCGGCGCTCGGCGAGGACGAGGTCGCCGCCACCAAGCGCCTCCTCGGCTTCGACCCGGAGCGGTCCTTCGAGGTCGCCGACGAGGTGCTGACCCACACCCGCCGGGCCCTGGACCGGGGCGCCGAGGCGCACACCGCCTGGGACAAGCGGATCGCCGCTTGGCGGGGCGACAACCCGGAGCGGGCCGCCACGTTCGACCGGGTCAGCAAGGGCGAGCTGCCCGAGGGCTGGCAGGACGCCCTGCCGGTGTTCGAGCCCGGCAAGGCGGTGGCCACCCGTGCCGCCTCCGGCAAGGTCCTCCAGGCGCTCGGCCCGGTCGTGCCCGAGCTGTGGGGCGGTTCCGCCGATCTGGCCGGCTCGAACAACACCACCATCGACAAGACCAGTTCGTTCCTCCCGAAGGGCAACCCGCTGCCGGAGGCCGACCCGTACGGCCGCACCGTCCACTTCGGCATCCGCGAGTTCTCCATGGCCGCGGAGATGAACGGCATCGCGCTGCACGGCAACACCCGGATCTACGGCGGCACGTTCCTGGTCTTCTCCGACTACATGCGCAACGCGGTGCGGATGTCCGCCCTGATGCAGCTGCCGGTGACGTACGTGTGGACGCACGACTCCATCGGCCTCGGCGAGGACGGCCCGACCCACCAGCCGGTCGAGCACCTGGCCGCGCTGCGGGCCATCCCGGGCCTGAACGTCGTACGCCCGGCCGACGCCAACGAGACCGCGGTCGTCTGGGCCGAGATCCTCGAGCGCCACAGCACCGCCCCGGCTCCGCACGGCCTCGCGCTCACCCGTCAGGGCGTGCCCACGTACGAGCCGGACTCGGACGCGGCGCGCGGCGGTTACGTGAGGTTCGAGGCGGAGGGCGGCGTGCCTCAGGTGATCCTGATCGCGACCGGTTCCGAGGTGCACGTCGCCGCCGGGGCGCGCGAGCTGCTCCAGGGCGCCGGTGTGCCCACCCGCGTGGTGTCGATGCCGTCCGTGGAGTGGTTCGAGGAGCAGCCGCGCTCCTACCGCGACAGCGTGCTCCCGCCGTCGGTGAGGGCCCGGGTCGCCGTCGAGGCCGGCATCGGCCTGACCTGGCACCGGTTCGTCGGGGACGCGGGACGCATCGTCTCCCTGGAGCACTTCGGCGCCTCCGCCGACGCGAAGACCCTGTTCGCCGAGTACGGCTTCACCCCCGAGAACGTCGTCGCCGCCGCGCGGGAATCCCTCGCCGCCGCCCGCGGCTGA
- a CDS encoding alpha/beta hydrolase family protein, producing the protein MRIRLALLTTACLSLAATALPAQAATADTHLEGRLPSGAAYVMDVPASFNGTVLLYSHGYTPAGAPNPAQNTPGPAARDTLLAEGYALIGSSYATNGWAITEAVPDQLATLDLFTQKFGSARRTLAWGTSYGGFVTSVLAERHAGRFDGSLSMCGLVQGGAANWNSTLDPVFALRTLLAPDSGVRLAGFADQAEAVAAGKALTSKVDAAQRSPGGRARIALAAALHNIPGYNDPSQTRPGPTDFETAQANQYAAVRGLLQLPAFSWRQEAESRAGGNPSWNTGVDYRSMLARSPLYKEVTELYKEAGLSLRTDLSALDRAPRIAADPSAVRWMRNTSVLSGRLTDPQLNIHTTGDALIPVQSESAYRRAATAAGSAGLLRQAYVDRPGHCTFTPGETLAALHTLEHRLDTGRWDTSPGALNSRAEAADPTAEPRYLPYRPAAYPRPYDLGGS; encoded by the coding sequence TTGAGGATCCGCCTCGCCTTGCTGACGACCGCCTGCCTGTCCCTGGCAGCGACCGCCCTGCCCGCGCAGGCCGCCACCGCGGACACCCATCTGGAGGGCCGGCTCCCGTCCGGCGCCGCCTACGTGATGGACGTCCCCGCGTCCTTCAACGGCACGGTCCTGCTCTACAGCCACGGCTACACCCCGGCCGGAGCCCCCAACCCGGCCCAGAACACCCCCGGTCCGGCCGCCCGCGACACCCTGCTGGCCGAGGGTTACGCCCTGATCGGCTCCTCGTACGCGACGAACGGCTGGGCGATCACGGAGGCGGTGCCCGACCAGCTCGCCACGCTGGACCTGTTCACCCAGAAGTTCGGCTCGGCCCGGCGGACGCTGGCCTGGGGCACCTCCTACGGCGGCTTCGTCACCAGCGTGCTCGCCGAGCGGCACGCCGGCCGGTTCGACGGTTCACTGTCGATGTGCGGACTGGTGCAGGGCGGTGCCGCCAACTGGAACAGCACCCTGGACCCGGTGTTCGCGCTGCGCACGCTGCTCGCCCCGGACTCCGGCGTGCGGCTCGCGGGGTTCGCCGACCAGGCCGAGGCGGTCGCCGCCGGCAAGGCGCTCACGTCGAAGGTGGACGCGGCCCAGCGGAGCCCAGGAGGCCGGGCGCGGATCGCCCTGGCCGCCGCGCTGCACAACATCCCCGGCTACAACGACCCTTCGCAGACGCGCCCGGGGCCCACGGACTTCGAGACGGCCCAGGCCAACCAGTACGCCGCCGTCCGTGGCCTGCTCCAGCTGCCCGCGTTCAGCTGGCGGCAGGAGGCCGAGAGCCGGGCGGGCGGCAACCCGTCCTGGAACACGGGCGTCGACTACCGCTCGATGCTCGCACGCTCCCCGCTGTACAAAGAGGTGACGGAGCTCTACAAGGAGGCGGGACTGTCCTTGCGCACCGACCTCTCGGCCCTGGACCGGGCGCCCCGGATCGCCGCCGACCCGTCGGCGGTGCGGTGGATGCGCAACACCAGCGTGCTCTCAGGCCGCCTCACCGACCCCCAGCTGAACATCCACACGACCGGTGACGCCCTGATCCCGGTGCAGTCGGAGAGCGCCTACCGGCGGGCCGCCACGGCGGCGGGATCCGCCGGGCTCCTCCGCCAGGCCTACGTCGACCGCCCGGGCCACTGCACCTTCACCCCGGGCGAGACACTGGCCGCCCTGCACACCCTGGAGCACCGCCTGGACACCGGCCGCTGGGACACCTCGCCGGGTGCCCTCAACTCCCGTGCGGAGGCGGCGGACCCGACGGCGGAGCCCCGCTACCTTCCGTACCGCCCGGCCGCCTACCCCCGCCCCTACGATCTAGGGGGCTCCTGA